The genomic DNA GATCGCGGAGAATTTTCAGTTCCGTTGCCGTGCATCACTGGCCCGTCGGGCACTCTCCTGCTAAACTTTGCGGGATAGTCCGGCGGGCCTTATCTTTTCGGGCGATTTTTTGCCTTCCCCTTACGAGGTGCCTATGAATATTCACGAGTATCAGGCCAAGGAGATTTTCAGCGCGTTCGACATTCCCGTGCCGCGCGGGCGGGTGACCCTCACCGCCGATCAGGTGGAGCGGGCCGCCAAGATGATGGGCGGCCATTGTGTGATCAAGGCGCAGATCTATGCCGGCGGTCGCGGCAAGGCCGGCGGCGTGCAGGTGGTGCACCATCCCGAGCAGGCCCACGAGGCCGCCAAAGAAATGTTCGGCAAGCGTCTCATCACCCCCCAGACCGGCCCCGAGGGGCTCAAGGTGCGGCGCATCCTGGTCGAGGAAGCGGTCGGAATCGCCCGCGAGTTCTATCTTTCCATCACCCTCGACCGCGCAACTTCCCGCTACTGCCTGATCGCCTCCGCCGACGGCGGGGTCGACATCGAGGAGACGGCGGTCAAGCATCCGGAAAAGATTCTCAAGCTGACCATCGACCCCTTCACTGGATTGCGCTCCCATCAGGCCCGCCGGATCGCCCTCGGCCTCGGCCTGAAAGGTAGTCTCTGCGAGGACTGCGTACAGCTCATCCTCAACCTCTACCGTATGCTGCTGGAAAAGGACTGCTCGTTGGTGGAGATCAACCCCCTGGTGGTGACCAAGGCCGGCTGGCTGCTGGCCATGGACGGCAAGATCAACTTCGATGACAACGCCCTCTTCCGCCACTGGGAGTATCACGACCTGCAAGACTATTCGCAGATGGACCCGCTGGAGATCAACGCCGGCAAGTTCGACCTTTCCTATATCAAATTGACCGGCAACATCGGCTGCATGGTCAATGGCGCCGGGCTGGCCATGGCGACCCTCGACGTGCTCAAGGAGAACGGTGGCGAACCGGCCAACTTTCTCGACGTCGGCGGCGGCGCGACCCGGGAGAAGGTCGCCGAAGCCTTCAAGATCATCCTGCAGGATCGTGACGTGCGCGGGGTCTTCGTCAACATTTTCGGCGGCATCATGCGCTGCGACGTCATCGCCCAAGGGATCATCGAAGCGGCGGCCGAGTTCCATTGCACCCTGCCGATCATGGTGCGGATGGACGGCTCCCAGGTCGAGGAGGGCAAACAGCTGCTCCTCGAATCGGGGCTCAACGTGCGCTGCGTCGACACCCTCGGTGACGGCGCCGCCGGTATCGTGAAAATGCTCGCCCAGGCCGAGGCTTGAGTCTTGCTTCCCTTCAACTCATGGAGAACGCCCGATGTCCATTCTGATCAATAAAGACAGTCGTGTGGTGGTGCAGGGGATCACCGGCAAGACCGGTCTCTTTCACACTCGCCAGTGCCGCGAGTACGGCACAAACATCGTCGCCGGCGTCACCCCTGGCAAGGGGGGGATTCACGTCGACGGCATTCCCGTCTTCGATTCCATGGACGAGGCGTTGCGCATCACCCAGGCCAACGTCTCGATGATCTTCGTGCCGCCGCCGGGGGCCGCCGACGCCATCCTTGAAGCGGTGGAGTCCGACATCGAGCTGGCGGTGTGCATCACCGAAGGGGTGCCGATCCGCGACATGGTCATGGCCAAGCGCATCGTCGAGCAGAGCAAGACCCGGCTCGTTGGTCCCAACTGTCCCGGCCTCATCACCCCCGGCGAATGCAAGGTCGGCATCATGCCCGGCTATATCCACAAACCGGGGAAGATCGGCGTTGTTTCCCGCAGCGGCACCCTCACCTACGAAGCGGTCAAGCAGCTCTCCGACGCCGGACTCGGCCAGTCGACCTGCGTCGGCATCGGCGGCGACCCGATCATCGGCATGAAGTTCATCGACGTCATCAAGATGTTCAACGACGACCCGGCCACCGAGGCGGTCTTCATGATCGGGGAGATCGGCGGTGGTGCCGAGGAGGAAGCGGCCGAGTGGATTCGCGACCACATGACCAAGCCGGTCGCCGCTTTTATCGCCGGCGTCACCGCTCCCCCCGGCAAGCGCATGGGGCACGCAGGGGCGATCATCACCGGCGGCAAGGGCAAGGCCGAAGACAAAATCCGCACCCTTCAGGAATGCGGCGTGACCGTCGCCGTCAGCCCGACCCGCATGGGCGAGGCGATGCTGACGGCGCTTAAGGGATAGACGACTTGCGTGAGTGAAGTGATGGAAAGAAAAAGCCCCGGCTGGCACCGGGGCTTTTTGTCTATCGGTATGTTTTTGGTTGGAAAGTTACATTGGTTCGAGGGAATTAGCGTCGGGCCAAGGCTTCATGGCCGACGCGGTCGTGACCCGGTGGCTCGGAGACATTCATGCTGTCATCCTCCCTTGCTGGCGTTTGAATAAAGGTTACCACCGCCGTCCCTTTTGTAAAGGGTCCGGGAAAAAATTTCAGGGGCGAATTTCGATGGGGGTGTTTTCGGCCACCAGCTGCCAGATCTCGAACATATCCTCGTTGGTCACGGCAATACAGCCTTCGGTCCAGTCATGGCGGACGAAGAAGTCCTTGCCGTCGCTGTAGCGGTTGGGCACGCCGTGGATCATGATGCTCCCGCCGGGATGGACTCCCTTGGCGGCGGCCCGCCGCTCATCCCGTTCATTGGGATAGGAGATGTGGATGGCACGGTAGAATTTGCTGTCGACGACACGCCGATCAAGGGTGTAGCGCCCCTCGGGGGTGCGGTTGTCCCCCCGGCGCTCTTTGTGGCCGACGGGATTTTTGCCCAGGGCGATCTTGTAACTGCGCAGCAGTTCCTCCCCCTGGTAAAGGTACAGGCGCCGCTCCCCTTTGACCACCAGCACGCGGTCGGCCTGGGGGGTCGAAGCCCCCGCCGGTAGATTCAAGGCCATGAAAAGAATGAGGTTTAAGGCTATTTTGATCGATCGTTTCATGAATTCGTCCTCCCTCCGGTCGGCGGGTTCCATGCTGCTGACTGAAAAGCAAATGCCGTGCCGCGTGGGGGAGTTTCTCCGTCTCGGGGTCGTCGTTTTTTTTGTTCCGGTCGATCTTTGCTAAACTCTATGTATAGTTAATGCTCATCTGTCCGGAGGTCAAGATGCTTGTCGTGAAGATTTCAGGTCGATCCGGAGACTTGTGGGGTCACCGGTTGCTGGTTACGGTTTGCTGCCTCTTCGCCCTTTGGCTGTTGGCCGCCTGCGAAAAGACGCCTCGGATTTCCCCACTCGATGGAGAGGCGGTGATCCTGGCCTTCGGCGACAGCCTGACCCACGGCACCGGCGCCGGTGCGGAGGAAACCTACCCGGCGGTGCTCGCCGGGCTTCTCGGGCGAGAGGTGGTCAATGCCGGGGTCCCCGGCGAGGTTGCCGCCGCCGGTCTGAAGCGGCTGCCGGAATTGCTGGCGGAGTACCAACCGGCGCTGGTGATTCTTTGCCACGGCGGCAATGATTTTCTGCGGCGGCTCGACCGCGAGGTATTGATCGGCAATCTGCGGGAAATGATCGCGCTCTGTCAAGAATCCGGCGCCGAGGTGCTGTTGGTCGGGGTGCCGCAAGTCGGACTCTTCCTTTCGGCCGATCCCCTTTACGGGGAACTGGCCGAGGAGTTCGCCCTGCCTTACGAGGAGAAGATCCTGGCGAAAATCCTCAGCGAGCGGGAATTGAAGAGCGACCAGATCCATCCCAATGGGCGTGGCTATGCGCTTCTGGCGGAAAAGCTCGCCGCGCTCATCGCCAAGGCCGGCGGTATTTGAACCTCAGGCGCGGAAGATAAAATAGACGGCGCCGAGCAGGCAGAGCCCGGCCCACAGGTAGTCGAGCTTGAGGGGCTGGCCCATGTAGAGAAGGGCGAAGGGAACAAAGACCGAGAGGGTGATGACTTCCTGCAGGATCTTCAGCTGCGCCAGATTCATGGCCCCGTAGCCGATGCGGTTGGCGGGCACCTGGAGCACGTATTCAAAGAAGGCGATCCCCCAACTGATCACGACGGCGATGTACCAGGCCTTGTGGCTCAGGTTGCGCAGATGGCCGTACCAGGCCAAGGTCATGAAGAGATTGGAGAGGATGAGCAGGAGGGTGGTTTGCAGAACGACGGGCATGGCCGCTACCTCGCGCGAGATGGAGGGTCTGGTGCCGAAAAGAGCGCTTTCGGGCGCGGCGATATTACTCCCGGTCCGAGGCGGCGACAACAGATTTTTCCCGTCGGCGGATACGCGGCTCGATCGATTTAAAAAACGGCCGGAAAAGGTCCGGAAAAAGTCCTGAGAAATTTTTACAACTATCTGTTTTCTAAATGCTTTTTCTCGATATTTTTTCCCTGTTGACAAGCCCGGGGCAGGGGGAGTAAATAGCGAACTAAGAGAGACGTTCGCGACCCGGGCATGCGCAAGACGAAGCGTAAAAAGCAACCCCTTTTTATAGCCGCACGCCCCAGGCACCCGGATCCTTTTCACGTCTCTCCCGCCCATCGGGCATCGCTCTTCACGGCTTAAAAAAGGGGTTATCACATGCACATCGCTCTCTCCCACAATCTTCGGGACGATTCCGCTTGCGCGGAACCCGATCCCGAACCCCCCGCGCCCGCACCCGCTGACGATCTCTACGCCGAATGGGATGACATCCACACCATCCGTGCCGTGGAATCCGCTCTCGCCACTCATCATCGGGTCTCCCTGGTCAACGCCGATCTCGACGCCTTTGCCGCTTTTCGCGAACTGAAGCCCGACTTGGTCTTCAATATCGCCGAAGGTCTGCACGGCGCCAGCCGCGAGGCGCAGATCCCGGCCATGCTCGACATGCTCGGCGTTCCCTACACCGGCAGCGACCCCCTTACCCTCGGCAATTGTCTCGACAAGCGGCGCACCAAGGAAATCCTCAGCTACCATCGGATTCCGACGCCGCGCTTCGTGACGGTCGACTCTCCGGCGCAGCTGCCGGCCCGCCTGCGCTACCCGCTGATGGTCAAACCGGTCCTCGAAGGGTCGAGCAAGGGCGTCACCGACCAAGCCCTGGTGTCGGACCGCAAGGCCCTGGTGCGCCAGGTCGAATGGGTGCTGGATACCTATCGCCAGAGCGCCCTGGTCGAGGAGTTTCTCCCCGGCCGGGAATTCACCGTGGCCCTGCTCGGCAACGGTGCCGCCCTGCGCGTTCTGCCCATCGTCGAGATCAATTTCGACACCCTTCCCGCCGGGGTCAATCCGATCTATTCCTATGAAGCCAAGTGGCTCTGGGATCAAGAGGACGATCCCTTGCAGATCTTCACCTGCCCGGCCCGGCTCGAACCGCTCTTGCAGAAACAGATCGAGGAAATCTGCCGGCGGGCCTTCGCCGTCATGGGCTGTCGCGACTGGTGCCGCATCGATGTGCGACTCGATGCGCGCGGGCTGCCCGCCATCATCGAACTGAACCCGCTGCCTGGCATCCTCCCCCGCCCCGAGCAGAACAGCTGCTTCCCCAAAGCGGCGCGGGCGGCCGGGCTATCCTACGAAGAGATGATTCTCGCGGTGGTCGAAGCGGCCGGCGAACGGCTCAATCTGCAAGGGGTTCAAGATGAACGTCTCCGTATGTTTTAATCAGGTTCCCCGAAAACTGCTCAAGGGGGAGTCCCGCGACCGCATTTCCGAGGAAGGCGCCGAGAAAGAGGCGCGCGCGGTCAAGGCCGCCCTGCGGCAACTGGGGCATGAGGTCAAGCTGGTGCCGCTGGCCGCCGATGCCCCGGCCTTCGCCGAGGCCCTGCGCGCCGCCCGGCCCGAGGTCGTTTTCAATCTTTGCGAGGGCTTCTGGGGGGACAGCCGCAAGGAGCTGCACGTCGCGGCGCTCTTCGATCTGCTCGGCCTGGCCTACACCGGTTCCGCCCCCCTGTGCCTGGGGTTGACCCAGGACAAGGCGCGGACCAAGGATCTGTTGGCGGCGCACAACCTGCCGACGCCTCGCTATGTGCTGGTGAAGCTGGGGGAACACTTCCCCAAGACCAAGAACCTGAGCTATCCGCTGATGGTCAAACCGCGCTTCGAGGATGCCTCCCTGGGGATCACCCTGGAGAGCATCGTCGATGACGAAAAGGCGCTGACCCGGCGCATCGCCTATGTTCACGAAACCTACCGCCAGGGAGCGCTGATCGAGGAGTTTATCGACGGGCGGGAGCTCAATGTCGCCGTGCTCGGCAACGCGCCGATGGAGGTTTTGCCGGTCTCCGAGATCGTCTTCAAGTCGGGGCTCAAGCGCGCCATCGTCAGCTACGACGGCAAGTGGCTGGAGGATTCCCAGGAGTACGCCCAGACCGAGCCGCTCTGCCCGGCGCCCTTGAAGGCCAAGGAACTGCTACTGGTGCGTGATGTCGCCATGCGCGCCTGCAAACTCCTCGACTGCCGGGATTACGCCCGGGTCGACATCCGCCTGCGCGACGGGGTGCCCTATATTCTTGAACTCAACGCCAACCCCGATCTGTCCCCCGACGCCGGCCTGGCCCGCAGCGCGCAAGCCGCCGGCATCGGCTATCCCCGGCTGGTGGAACGGATTCTCCAGCTGGCCCTGAAACGCCGGGAGAGTGCCCATGCGAAACCTTGAAGCGACCGATCTTCCGGCCCTGACCCGGATTCTCCAAGCGACCGGCGCCTTCACCGAAGTCGAGATCGAGTGTGCCGTCGAACTGCTCGAGATCGTCATCGCCCAGCCCTGGCAGCAGGATTACCGGGTGGCGGTGGCCGAGAATGACAGCCAGGTCGCCGGTTATATCCTCTACGGCCCGGTCCCCCTCACCGAGGGGGTTTACGACATCTACTGGATCGCCACCGATCCGACGGTGCAGGGGCAAGGCCTCGGCCGGCGCCTGATGGAACAGGCCGAGGCCGAAGCGCGCCGGGCGGGAGGGCGCATGATCTGTCTGGAAACCTCGTCCCAGGGGGGGTACGAACGCACCCGGCGCTTCTACGATCAGGCCGGGTATGTGGAAGAGGCGCGGCTGCGGGATTTTTACAAGCCCGGCGATGACCGCATCACTTACGTCAAACGTTTCTCTTGCCGTGAGGAGATCTAACGCAAGATGGAAACCTGGCAGAAACTGCTGCAGGAAAGCCTGACCCGTCCCGGCGACCTGACTCGTCGCTTCGGCGTCGATCCCCGGCCCCTCGAAGAAGTGGCGGCGCGCTACCCGATGCGGGTCAATCCCTACTATCTCGGGCTCATCAAGGAAGTCGGCGACCCCATCTGGAGGCAGGCGGTGCCGGCGGAGGAGGAGCTGCGCGACGCCGTCTGCCCGGCCGATCCCTTGGAGGAAGAGAACCAGAGCCCGGTGCCGAACCTGGTCCACCGCTATCCCGACCGGGTGCTCTTTCTGGTCTGTTCCGAGTGCGCCATGTACTGCCGCTTCTGCACCCGCAAGCGTAAGGTCGGCGGCGAGGAGATGGTGATCGACCGCGCCTCCATCGAGCGGGGCCTGGCCTATATCCGCGAACACGGGGAAATCCGCGACGTGATCCTCTCCGGCGGCGACCCGCTGCTCCTCTCCGACGAGCGTCTGGAGTGGATTCTCAAGGAACTGCGAGCGATTGCCCACGTCGAGATCATCCGCATCGGCAGCCGGGTGCCGGTGGTTCTGCCGCAGCGCATCACGGCGGCCCTGGTGCGCCTGCTGCGGCGCTTTCACCCGCTCTATCTCAACACCCATTTCAACCACCCGGACGAGATCACCGAACTCGCGGCCAAAGCCTGCGCGCGCCTCGCCGACGCCGGCATCCCCCTGGGCAATCAGACCGTGCTGCTGCGTGGGGTCAACGACGATCCAGTGGTAATGAAGCGGCTGATGCAGAAGCTGCTGGCGATCCGGGTCAAGCCCTACTACCTCTACCAGGCCGACATGGTGCAGGGGACCGACCACTTCCGTACCAGCGTCGAGGAAGGGCTGGAGATCGTCCGCGCCCTGCGCGGCCACACCTCGGGGTTGGGGGTGCCGGCCTACGTCATCGACGCCCCCGGCGGCGGTGGCAAAATTCCGCTGCTGCCCGATTATCTGCAAAGCCTGGGGGAAGAGGTGGTGCTCAAGAATTACCAGGGGGAAACCTACCGCTACGCCAACCCCGCCCCCGCCCTGATCGAAGAAAAACGCAGCGCCGTCAACGACTGCCGCTGATCCCTTCTGCTGTCGCCCCCGGTTCCCTGGGAATCGGGGGCGGCTTCTTTCTTCGCGATATTTCTGCTTTAGGTCCGCGTTAATACGGTTGCGTCACGGGGCGAACTCTGCGATATTAGCCCGTTGAACAGAGACACATTGGCGTGTTTTTCATAGGAGGTCCCGATGCCGCGACGCGACGACGTAAAGAAAGTTCTCATTATCGGCTCCGGCCCGATCATTATCGGTCAGGCCTGCGAATTCGACTATTCCGGTACCCAGGCCTGCAAGGCGCTGCGCAAGCTCGGCTACCAAATCGTGCTGGTCAACTCCAATCCGGCGACGATCATGACCGACCCCGGGATGGCCGACGCCACCTACATTGAGCCGCTCAACGTCGCCCGGCTCACCGAGATCATCGAGAAGGAACGTCCCGACGCCCTGCTCCCCAACCTCGGCGGCCAGACCGCCCTCAACCTCTCCAGCGAACTGGCGCGCCTCGGCGTTCTCGACAAGTACGGGGTGCGGGTGATCGGCGTCAACCTCGACGCCATCAAACGCGGCGAGGACCGGGAAACGTTTAAGGAGACCATGACCCAGTTGGGGATCGAGACGGCGCGCAGCGAAATCGCCGTCAGCCTCGATCAGGCCCTGGAGATCGTCGGCCGCATCGGTCTGCCGGTCGTCATCCGCCCCGCCTACACCATGGGCGGCACCGGCGGCGGCTTCGCCTACAATCTGGAGGAGTTCGAGACCATCGTCAGTCGCGGCCTCGCCGCCAGCCCGGTGAGCCAGGTCCTCATCGAGGAGTCGATTCTCGGCTGGGAAGAGCTTGAACTGGAAGTGGTGCGCGACGCCAAGAACCAGAAGATCACCGTCTGCTTCATCGAGAACGTCGACGCCGTCGGCGTCCACACCGGCGATTCCTTCTGCACCGCGCCGATGCTCACCATCGATCCCGAACTCCAGGCGCGCTTGCAGGAATACGCCTACCGCATCGTCGACGCCATCGAGGTGATCGGCGGCACCAACGTCCAGTTCGCCTACGATCCGAAGAGCGGCCGGGTGGTGGTCATCGAGATCAATCCCCGCACCTCCCGCTCCTCGGCGCTGGCCTCCAAGGCCACCGGTTTCCCCATCGCCCTGGTTTCGGCCCAACTCGCCGCCGGCTTGACGCTGGATGAAATTCCCTACTGGCGCGACGGCACCCTCGACAAGTACACTCCGTCCGGCGACTACGTGGTGGTCAAGTTCGCCCGCTGGGCCTTCGAGAAGTTCAAGGGGGTACACGACAAGCTCGGCACCCAGATGCGCGCCGTCGGTGAGGTGATGAGCATCGGCAAGAACTACAAAGAGGCGCTGCACAAGGCGATCCGCTCCCTGGAGAACGGTCGTTACGGCCTCGGTTTCGCCAAGGATTTCAACAAGCGCTCCCTGCCGGAACTGCTGGAACTCCTCGCCGAGCCCTCCAGCGAGCGCCAGTTCATTCTTTACGAGGCGCTGCGCAAGGGCGCTGATATCGACATGCTCTATGCCAAGACCTTTATCAAGCCCTGGTTCCTGCAGCAGATGAAGGAGCTGGTCGAGCTCGAAGAGGAAATCCTCCAGCACAAAGGGAGCCTGCCCCCCGATGCCCTGCTGATCCAGGCGAAAAAGGACGGCTTCGCCGACCGCTACCTGGCGCAGATTCTCGGCCTGAGCGAAGAGGCGATCCGCAGCAAACGCACCGCGCTCGGCATGGTCGAGGCCTGGGAGGCGGTGCCGGTGAGCGGAGTGGAAAATGCTGCCTACTACTTTTCCACCTACAACGCCCCCGATTCGGTCACCGTTTCCGACCGCAAGAAGATCATGGTCCTCGGCGGCGGTCCCAACCGCATCGGCCAGGGGATCGAATTCGACTACTGCTGCGTCCATACCGCCCTGGCCCTGCGCGAGGCCGGTTTCGAGACGATCATGATCAACTGCAACCCCGAGACCGTCTCCACCGACTACGATACCTCAGACAAGCTCTACTTCGAGCCTCTCACCGTCGAGGACGTCCTCGCCATTTACGAGAAAGAAAAGCCCGAAGGGGTAGTCGTGCAGTTCGGCGGGCAGACACCGCTGAACATCGCCCGCCAGCTCGAAGAGGCGGGGGTACGCATCCTCGGCACCAGCCCGGCGACCATCGACCAGGCCGAGGATCGCGATCTCTTTAATCAGACGATGGTCAAACTCGGCATCCCCCAGCCCGAATCGGGAATGGCGGCGACCGAGGCCCAGGCCGTGGAGATCGCCGCGCGCATCGGCTATCCGCTGATCGTGCGACCCTCCTTCGTTCTCGGCGGCCGCGCCATGGAAGTGGTGCACGACGAATCGATGCTCCGCGAGTATCTGCAAAAGGCGGTGGAAATCTCCCCCGAGCGGCCGATTCTCATCGACCGTTTCCTGCAGAACGCCATCGAGGCTGAGGCCGACGCCATCGCCGACGGCACCGAGGCCTTCGTCCCGGCGGTGATGGAGCATATCGAGCTGGCCGGGGTTCACTCCGGGGATTCGGCTTGCGTCATTCCGCCCGTTTCCATCCCGGCTAAGCATATCGCCACCATCGAGGAGTACACCCGGCGCATTGCCGTGGAGATGGGGGTGGTCGGGCTGATGAACATCCAGTACGCCATCGCCGACGACAAGGTCTACATTCTCGAAGCCAATCCCCGCGCCAGTCGCACCGTGCCGCTAGTCTCCAAGGTCTGCGCCATCCCCATGCCGCGCATTGCGGTGGCGGCCATGCTCGGGAAAAAACTCGCCGAGCAGGGACTTAAGCGTCGCGAATTCACCCATTTCGGGGTCAAGGAGGCGGTCTTCCCCTTCGGTATGTTCCCCGAGGTCGACCCGGTGCTCGGGCCGGAGATGCGCTCCACCGGCGAAGTGCTGGGGCTGGCGAGCAACTACGGCCTGGCCTACTTCAAGGCCCAAGAAGGGGCCAATTCGCCGCTGCCGCTGCAAGGAACGGTACTCATCACCGTCGCCGAGCAGGACAAGGCCGGGGTGCTCGAAGCGGCCCGCCTCTTCGTCGAGCACGGCTTCACCATCCGCGCCACCGCCGGCACCCAGGCCTATCTGACTTCCCAGGGGATCGCCGCCACCGTCATCCAGAAGCTGCACGAGGGGCGGCCGAACATCGCTGATGCCATCAAGAACGGTGAGATCCAGCTGCTGATTAACACCCCCGTCGGCAAACTCAGTGCCTACGACGACTCCTACATCCGCAAAGCGGCGATCCGCTACAAGGTGCCCTACATCACCACCACCGCCGCCGCCCTCGCCGCCGCCCAGGGCATTGCCGCCCGGCGCCGGGGCCAGGAGGAGATTCACAGCCTGCAGGAATATCACGCCGCCATTCGTTAGCATTAGATTGACGGCAAAAAATTCGGGGCGGGGTCGACGGCAGGAATCGTCGCCCCGCCCTTTTTGTTTCCGGGGAGATTTGCCCGCAGGGGGCTTGCATTGCGAAATTGTATGCCGTATAGTTTTTTAAAAAAATATACGGCATGTTGATGGGGGAGGATCAAATGCAGACCAAGCTGACCTTGCGGCTGGATGATGAACTGATCGATCAGGCCAAAAACTATGCGGCCCGCTCCGGAAAATCGGTTTCGCAGGTGGTGGCCGATTATTTTCGGCTCTTGCCTGCCGGGAACGAACCCACCGCGCCGCAGGAAACGGCGCCGCTGACTTGCTCGCTGCGGGGGTTGCTGCGCGGGGCGCATGTAGATGAGGCCGATTATCGGCGCCATTTGGAAGAGAAAAACCGATGAAGGTGCTTTTCGACACGAATGTCGTTCTCGATCTGCTCATCGACCGCGCGCCCCATGCCGAGGCGGCCGCCAGGCTTTTTGCTGCCGTGGAGCGTGGAATAATCGGCGGCTGTCTAGGCGCGACCACCCTCACCACCATTCATTATTTGTCGGCCAAGACCCTGGGCCGGGAGCAGGCCCGCCAAGCGGTCGCCGTCCTGCTGTCCCTCTTTGAAATCGCGCCGATTACCCGGCCGGTGCTGGAAGCGGCCCTGACCGGCAATTTCGACGATTTCGAGGATTCGGTCATCCATCAGGCGGCCTGCCAATCCGGTGCTCAGGCTATCGTCACCCGCAACGGCAAGGACTTTCGTGGGGCGGAACTGCCCGTGTACGCGCCGGAAGAACTGCTCAAGGTGCTGCGAGCGATGGGGTTAGAGAGGGGAGCGGATTGAAAAATTTATTTCCTTATAAAAAATAGTCATGTAAAATTTCTTCAGAAAGGAGGAGCCCGCTATGTTATCGAATGCCCAACCCCAGGATGCCGCCGACCGGCGGCAGGTTCTGTCGAAGGCGGTGATCGGCGCCGCCGCCTATCTGGAGATTTCCAAGGTCAAACTGGCGCGGATTCTCGGCGTCAGTCCGGCGACGGTATCTCGCTTGTATGGCGATTTTTACAGCCTGAGCCCGGAAAAGAAAGAGTGGGAGTTTGCCGTGCTGCTGGTGCGCCTCTTTCGTTCCCTCGACGCCATCGTCGGCGGCGCGGCGGCCCATGCCAGAACCTGGCTGAAAAGCGAAAACCGGGCCTTCGCCGGGGCGAAGCCCATCGATCTCATCGATACTACGGA from Desulfuromonas acetexigens includes the following:
- a CDS encoding PIN domain-containing protein → MKVLFDTNVVLDLLIDRAPHAEAAARLFAAVERGIIGGCLGATTLTTIHYLSAKTLGREQARQAVAVLLSLFEIAPITRPVLEAALTGNFDDFEDSVIHQAACQSGAQAIVTRNGKDFRGAELPVYAPEELLKVLRAMGLERGAD
- a CDS encoding antitoxin Xre/MbcA/ParS toxin-binding domain-containing protein translates to MLSNAQPQDAADRRQVLSKAVIGAAAYLEISKVKLARILGVSPATVSRLYGDFYSLSPEKKEWEFAVLLVRLFRSLDAIVGGAAAHARTWLKSENRAFAGAKPIDLIDTTEGLVRVVTYLDACRGHV
- the carB gene encoding carbamoyl-phosphate synthase large subunit, translated to MPRRDDVKKVLIIGSGPIIIGQACEFDYSGTQACKALRKLGYQIVLVNSNPATIMTDPGMADATYIEPLNVARLTEIIEKERPDALLPNLGGQTALNLSSELARLGVLDKYGVRVIGVNLDAIKRGEDRETFKETMTQLGIETARSEIAVSLDQALEIVGRIGLPVVIRPAYTMGGTGGGFAYNLEEFETIVSRGLAASPVSQVLIEESILGWEELELEVVRDAKNQKITVCFIENVDAVGVHTGDSFCTAPMLTIDPELQARLQEYAYRIVDAIEVIGGTNVQFAYDPKSGRVVVIEINPRTSRSSALASKATGFPIALVSAQLAAGLTLDEIPYWRDGTLDKYTPSGDYVVVKFARWAFEKFKGVHDKLGTQMRAVGEVMSIGKNYKEALHKAIRSLENGRYGLGFAKDFNKRSLPELLELLAEPSSERQFILYEALRKGADIDMLYAKTFIKPWFLQQMKELVELEEEILQHKGSLPPDALLIQAKKDGFADRYLAQILGLSEEAIRSKRTALGMVEAWEAVPVSGVENAAYYFSTYNAPDSVTVSDRKKIMVLGGGPNRIGQGIEFDYCCVHTALALREAGFETIMINCNPETVSTDYDTSDKLYFEPLTVEDVLAIYEKEKPEGVVVQFGGQTPLNIARQLEEAGVRILGTSPATIDQAEDRDLFNQTMVKLGIPQPESGMAATEAQAVEIAARIGYPLIVRPSFVLGGRAMEVVHDESMLREYLQKAVEISPERPILIDRFLQNAIEAEADAIADGTEAFVPAVMEHIELAGVHSGDSACVIPPVSIPAKHIATIEEYTRRIAVEMGVVGLMNIQYAIADDKVYILEANPRASRTVPLVSKVCAIPMPRIAVAAMLGKKLAEQGLKRREFTHFGVKEAVFPFGMFPEVDPVLGPEMRSTGEVLGLASNYGLAYFKAQEGANSPLPLQGTVLITVAEQDKAGVLEAARLFVEHGFTIRATAGTQAYLTSQGIAATVIQKLHEGRPNIADAIKNGEIQLLINTPVGKLSAYDDSYIRKAAIRYKVPYITTTAAALAAAQGIAARRRGQEEIHSLQEYHAAIR
- a CDS encoding DUF6364 family protein; amino-acid sequence: MQTKLTLRLDDELIDQAKNYAARSGKSVSQVVADYFRLLPAGNEPTAPQETAPLTCSLRGLLRGAHVDEADYRRHLEEKNR